Proteins encoded in a region of the Streptomyces sp. NBC_00513 genome:
- a CDS encoding enoyl-CoA hydratase/isomerase family protein, with translation MTLSLEVSEGVGTLRLDRPPMNALDIATQDRLRELAVEAGDRADVRAVVIYGGEKVFAAGADIKEMQTMDHAAMVARSRGLQDAFTAVARIPKPVVAAVTGYALGGGCELALCADYRIAADNAKLGQPEILLGLIPGAGGTQRLSRLIGPSKAKDLIFTGRMVKAEEALALGLVDRIVPAAEVYEQAHAWAAKLAQGPALALRAAKECVDAGLEADIDTGLTIERNWFAGLFATEDRERGMRSFVEEGPGKAKFL, from the coding sequence ATGACCCTCTCTCTCGAAGTCTCCGAAGGCGTCGGCACCCTCCGTCTGGACCGGCCGCCCATGAACGCCCTGGACATCGCCACCCAGGACCGGCTGCGCGAGCTCGCGGTGGAAGCCGGCGACCGGGCCGACGTCCGCGCGGTCGTCATCTACGGCGGCGAGAAGGTGTTCGCCGCCGGCGCGGACATCAAGGAGATGCAGACCATGGACCACGCGGCGATGGTCGCCCGGTCCCGAGGTCTCCAGGACGCGTTCACGGCCGTGGCCCGGATCCCCAAGCCCGTCGTCGCGGCCGTCACCGGCTACGCCCTGGGCGGCGGTTGCGAACTCGCGCTCTGCGCCGACTACCGGATCGCCGCCGACAACGCGAAGCTCGGGCAGCCCGAGATCCTGCTGGGTCTGATCCCGGGCGCGGGCGGCACCCAGCGGCTGTCCCGCCTGATCGGCCCGTCCAAGGCCAAGGACCTCATCTTCACCGGCCGGATGGTCAAGGCCGAGGAGGCGCTCGCCCTCGGTCTGGTCGACCGGATCGTGCCGGCCGCCGAGGTGTACGAGCAGGCGCACGCCTGGGCCGCGAAGCTGGCGCAGGGCCCCGCGCTCGCCCTGCGGGCCGCCAAGGAGTGTGTCGACGCCGGCCTGGAGGCGGACATCGACACCGGTCTGACCATCGAACGCAACTGGTTCGCGGGCCTGTTCGCCACCGAGGACCGCGAGCGCGGCATGCGCAGCTTCGTGGAGGAGGGCCCCGGCAAGGCCAAGTTCCTCTAG
- a CDS encoding ATP-binding protein — translation MPVAYAGTPLRNQPFRGVFSRGTTRGGGRAVHDGFMAGLEGVEQPRQRSSASAVRLTASLEDEHGLKAPESYENPAEAEVTLPSMPESARTARRLTQSVVIRHWGLSPQIAEHAVLLVSELVGNAVRHTGARSFGLRMLRRRGWIRIEVRDPSRGLPCLMPVHEMDTTGRGLFLVDKLSDRWGADLLPRGKITWFEMRVADR, via the coding sequence TTGCCTGTTGCATATGCCGGGACACCCCTTCGGAATCAACCATTCCGGGGGGTGTTTTCCCGCGGAACGACCCGCGGTGGCGGTCGTGCCGTCCATGATGGGTTCATGGCGGGCCTGGAGGGTGTGGAACAGCCGCGGCAGCGCAGCAGCGCTTCCGCCGTACGGCTCACGGCGTCTCTTGAGGATGAACACGGCCTCAAGGCACCGGAGTCGTACGAGAATCCGGCGGAGGCGGAGGTGACGCTGCCGTCCATGCCGGAGTCCGCGAGAACCGCTCGCCGGCTCACCCAGTCGGTGGTGATCCGCCACTGGGGCCTCTCTCCGCAGATCGCCGAACACGCGGTCCTGCTGGTGTCCGAACTCGTCGGCAACGCCGTGCGCCACACCGGGGCCCGCTCCTTCGGCTTACGGATGCTGCGTCGCCGCGGGTGGATCCGGATCGAGGTGCGTGACCCCTCGCGCGGGTTGCCCTGTCTGATGCCGGTCCACGAGATGGACACCACGGGGCGCGGGCTCTTCCTCGTCGACAAACTGTCCGACCGCTGGGGCGCCGATCTGCTGCCGCGCGGCAAGATCACCTGGTTCGAGATGCGGGTGGCCGACCGCTAG
- a CDS encoding L,D-transpeptidase, protein MPTGDTIAATGRPARGTSAIRGALALAAALTLGALAAPTAAAAPARRAPEPEPACTAGTGPYQRELEAGLGRPVDGVQSTADCVAVRSFQRTHRVTPADGYAGLVTHRTMVAVNARANPNADGSCPVREHRVTCVDLERQLLWVQSGERIVFAPVPIRTGRDDQETRPGWHEVYWRSEDHESTLYDNAPMPYAQFFDGGQALHGRPGDLYAHGGSAGCVNLSVPDAERLWNLLAEGDAVYVWGTKPGTDD, encoded by the coding sequence ATGCCCACAGGGGACACCATCGCCGCCACGGGCCGCCCGGCCCGCGGGACATCCGCGATACGCGGGGCGCTCGCCCTGGCCGCGGCCCTGACCCTGGGCGCCCTCGCCGCCCCGACCGCCGCCGCGGCCCCCGCGCGGCGCGCCCCGGAGCCCGAACCCGCCTGCACCGCCGGTACCGGCCCCTACCAGCGCGAGTTGGAGGCCGGACTGGGACGCCCGGTCGACGGGGTGCAGTCCACCGCCGACTGCGTCGCCGTCCGCTCCTTCCAGCGGACCCACCGCGTCACCCCCGCCGACGGCTACGCCGGCCTCGTCACGCACCGCACGATGGTCGCCGTGAACGCCCGCGCGAACCCCAACGCCGACGGCTCCTGCCCGGTCCGTGAGCACCGGGTGACCTGTGTGGACCTGGAACGCCAACTCCTGTGGGTACAGAGCGGGGAGCGGATCGTCTTCGCGCCCGTGCCCATCCGCACCGGTCGCGACGACCAGGAGACCCGGCCCGGTTGGCACGAGGTGTACTGGCGCAGCGAGGACCACGAGTCCACGCTGTACGACAACGCGCCCATGCCGTACGCCCAGTTCTTCGACGGGGGCCAGGCCCTGCACGGCCGCCCCGGCGACCTCTACGCGCACGGCGGATCGGCGGGCTGCGTCAACCTCTCGGTGCCCGACGCCGAACGCCTGTGGAACCTGCTGGCCGAGGGCGACGCGGTCTACGTCTGGGGGACCAAACCCGGTACGGACGACTGA
- a CDS encoding choice-of-anchor A family protein yields the protein MSARNWTLGLAIGAVLTAGAPAALAAGSGGEQPVRALRAPLPGGLGPCVPGTCPNPFPQIGTGTRPVGTDNAVNIFVGGDFLVRERAAEAEGRVVVLGTFDQDKVAGASSAYNIGIVGAGSLVQPPLGSDFLTTGRNVNIAAGERLISDGGVVRHAGTAPGAGTVTGTLRADPNAVAPYAGLRDDLTAAGKCYARIGAAPRPATGTVVNQDGTFVFTGDDSSPLQVFTLDTDLVGRNGGAVGIRFARIPAKATVLVNVLGTTRTINTYSGTIVDGADTFNALRTRLLWNFPDATTVNLNGSGQFQGSVLIGEQRSRATVTLPGMNGRFFTTGNLTHTGIQGGGGGQEFHAYPFDGDLPDCAPPVTTGAVSVLKRDETGRPLAGARFELWRETNDTPGLQTTGAEADTRVTECTTPENGICSHTTDLGRYYWRETVAPAGHRPAPNPVFPLELTADNANAGARVTVDNERLPVPTAKVVLWKSDLATGAALPGGRFDLWRESNGRTGLQTGGTDPDTRLPGECVTDADGSCTVYLPVGPTYYWREIAAPDGYNPPEDPVVAFTPDEGDVTEGIVVNVPNTREPEEDPGTLRVVKKDAKTGRPLRGAVFEVWKETNNTAGLQTRGINADRRVKPGCATDRVGICDFDRLSEGSYYLVETDVPEGYVLPGNRVTGPLRLDGTTPNHRLVVTLHNKRDDHGKDPKGPRA from the coding sequence ATGTCAGCAAGGAACTGGACCCTCGGCCTCGCGATCGGGGCCGTGCTCACCGCCGGCGCCCCCGCGGCCCTCGCCGCGGGCTCCGGCGGCGAGCAGCCGGTACGGGCCCTGCGAGCCCCCCTGCCGGGCGGGCTCGGTCCCTGCGTCCCGGGCACCTGCCCGAACCCGTTCCCCCAGATCGGCACCGGAACCCGGCCCGTCGGCACCGACAACGCCGTGAACATCTTCGTCGGCGGCGACTTCCTCGTCCGCGAGCGCGCGGCGGAGGCCGAGGGCCGGGTCGTGGTCCTCGGCACCTTCGACCAGGACAAGGTGGCGGGGGCGAGCTCCGCCTACAACATCGGGATCGTCGGCGCGGGCTCCCTGGTCCAGCCGCCGCTCGGCTCGGACTTCCTCACCACCGGCCGGAACGTGAACATCGCCGCCGGCGAACGACTCATCTCCGACGGCGGCGTGGTCCGTCACGCGGGCACCGCCCCCGGCGCCGGCACGGTCACCGGCACCCTGCGCGCCGACCCGAACGCCGTCGCCCCCTACGCGGGCCTGCGCGACGACCTCACCGCCGCCGGCAAGTGCTACGCCCGGATCGGCGCGGCCCCCCGCCCGGCGACCGGCACGGTGGTCAACCAGGACGGCACCTTCGTCTTCACCGGCGACGACAGCTCCCCGCTCCAGGTCTTCACCCTCGACACCGACCTGGTCGGCCGCAACGGCGGGGCCGTCGGCATCCGCTTCGCCCGGATCCCGGCGAAGGCCACCGTCCTGGTCAACGTCCTCGGCACGACCCGGACGATCAACACCTACAGCGGCACCATCGTCGACGGCGCCGACACCTTCAACGCCCTGCGCACCCGGCTGCTGTGGAACTTCCCGGACGCCACGACGGTCAACCTGAACGGCAGCGGCCAGTTCCAGGGCAGCGTGCTGATCGGCGAGCAGCGTTCCCGGGCCACCGTCACCCTGCCCGGCATGAACGGCCGCTTCTTCACCACCGGCAACCTCACCCACACCGGCATCCAGGGCGGTGGCGGCGGCCAGGAGTTCCACGCCTACCCCTTCGACGGCGACCTCCCCGACTGCGCCCCGCCGGTGACGACCGGCGCGGTGTCCGTGCTCAAGCGGGACGAGACGGGCCGCCCGCTCGCCGGCGCGCGCTTCGAGCTGTGGCGCGAGACCAACGACACGCCCGGCCTCCAGACCACCGGCGCGGAGGCCGACACCAGGGTCACCGAGTGCACCACCCCCGAGAACGGGATCTGCTCCCACACCACGGACCTCGGCCGCTACTACTGGCGCGAGACCGTCGCCCCCGCCGGCCACCGCCCCGCCCCGAACCCGGTCTTCCCGCTGGAGCTGACCGCGGACAACGCGAACGCCGGCGCCCGCGTCACCGTCGACAACGAGCGGCTGCCCGTGCCCACCGCCAAGGTCGTGCTCTGGAAGTCCGACCTCGCCACCGGCGCCGCGCTGCCCGGCGGCCGCTTCGACCTGTGGCGCGAGAGCAACGGCCGCACGGGCCTGCAGACCGGCGGAACCGACCCGGACACCAGGCTCCCCGGCGAGTGCGTGACCGACGCCGACGGCAGCTGCACCGTGTACCTGCCCGTCGGCCCGACGTACTACTGGCGCGAGATCGCGGCACCCGACGGCTACAACCCGCCCGAGGACCCGGTGGTGGCCTTCACCCCGGACGAGGGCGACGTGACGGAGGGAATCGTCGTCAACGTCCCCAACACCAGGGAACCCGAGGAGGACCCGGGCACCCTGCGCGTGGTGAAGAAGGACGCCAAGACCGGGCGGCCGCTGCGCGGCGCCGTGTTCGAGGTCTGGAAGGAGACCAACAACACCGCGGGTCTCCAGACCCGCGGCATCAACGCCGACCGCAGGGTCAAGCCGGGCTGCGCCACCGACCGCGTCGGGATCTGCGACTTCGACCGGCTCTCCGAGGGCTCCTACTACCTGGTCGAGACGGACGTCCCCGAGGGCTACGTCCTGCCGGGGAACCGGGTCACCGGGCCGCTGCGCCTCGACGGGACGACCCCGAACCACCGCCTCGTGGTCACCCTGCACAACAAGCGGGACGACCACGGCAAGGACCCGAAGGGCCCGCGCGCCTGA
- a CDS encoding YncE family protein translates to MTTNRLPRKATALLAGLVLAALAGCGSGGGGATEALGSKGPARPVKAVPAAPPGLPGMPPLLDPKDVYAADRPNRLSPVVKDFPSRVYVPNTNSNTVSVIDPATYKVIDTIPVGAQPQHVVPSWDMKTLWVNNNRGHTLTPINPATGEAGDPVEVHDPYNLYFTPNGKYAIVMASMDRELVFRDPHTMNRVKTVPVTCFGVNHADFSADGRYFIVSCEFSGELLKVDTEKMEVVGQQKLPFEGAMPQDVKISPDGKTFYVADMMAHGMWVLSGDRFDVPKLLPTGKGCHGLYVSRDSKEMYISNRGEGTISVFDFPQNKLTKKWELPDGGSPDMGGVSADGKVLWLSGRYNSEVYALDTTSGKELARIPVGGGPHGLAVYPQPGRYSLGHTGIFR, encoded by the coding sequence ATGACCACGAACCGCCTTCCCCGGAAGGCCACCGCGCTGCTCGCCGGACTGGTTCTCGCTGCCCTGGCCGGCTGCGGTTCCGGCGGAGGGGGCGCGACCGAGGCGCTCGGCTCCAAGGGACCCGCCCGGCCGGTCAAGGCCGTGCCGGCGGCGCCGCCCGGACTGCCCGGCATGCCACCGCTGCTCGACCCGAAGGACGTGTACGCGGCGGACCGCCCGAACCGGCTCTCCCCGGTGGTCAAGGACTTCCCGTCCCGGGTCTACGTACCGAACACCAACTCCAACACGGTGTCCGTCATCGACCCGGCGACGTACAAGGTCATCGACACCATCCCCGTCGGCGCCCAGCCCCAACACGTGGTGCCCTCCTGGGACATGAAGACCCTGTGGGTCAACAACAATCGCGGCCACACGCTCACCCCCATCAACCCGGCCACCGGCGAGGCCGGCGACCCCGTCGAGGTGCACGACCCGTACAACCTCTACTTCACGCCCAACGGGAAGTACGCGATCGTGATGGCGTCGATGGACCGCGAACTGGTCTTCCGCGACCCGCACACCATGAACCGGGTGAAGACGGTGCCCGTGACCTGCTTCGGCGTCAACCACGCGGACTTCTCGGCCGACGGCCGCTACTTCATCGTGAGCTGCGAGTTCTCCGGCGAACTCCTCAAGGTGGACACCGAGAAGATGGAGGTCGTCGGCCAGCAGAAGCTGCCGTTCGAGGGCGCGATGCCGCAGGACGTGAAGATCTCCCCGGACGGCAAGACCTTCTACGTCGCGGACATGATGGCGCACGGCATGTGGGTGCTCAGCGGGGACAGGTTCGACGTCCCCAAGCTGCTGCCCACCGGAAAGGGGTGCCACGGCCTGTACGTCAGCCGGGACTCCAAGGAGATGTACATCTCCAACCGCGGCGAGGGCACCATCTCCGTCTTCGACTTCCCGCAGAACAAGCTGACGAAGAAGTGGGAACTGCCGGACGGCGGCAGCCCCGACATGGGCGGGGTCTCCGCCGACGGCAAGGTGCTGTGGCTGTCGGGCCGCTACAACTCCGAGGTCTACGCCCTCGACACCACCAGCGGCAAGGAACTGGCCCGGATCCCGGTCGGCGGCGGACCGCACGGCCTCGCCGTCTACCCCCAGCCCGGCCGCTACTCGCTCGGCCACACCGGGATCTTCCGCTAG
- a CDS encoding cytochrome P450 produces MTVEQLEGRETGGAGDAPLDFPLSRRGDVLPPECAWLREKAPVARVRTLTGDPAWLVSGYAPARQVLEDERFSLKDTANAGVPRQYALTIPPEVVNNMGNINGAGLRDAVMKALNPRQEGLRDRLRATAGELVDRMVAEGAPADLRAGFADPFSAALHCRVLGVPFEDWRRLMSGLDVAFMTAREPFADSALNWYKDVGYFVECLEAQLALPAEERTGLLGRFAGLKEADPESAHLTDDMFATVAVSLFGAGAVSTSAFLVLAVLALLQKPELIGYLRAHPERMGKAVDELLRWNLSVGDGLPRIALEDVRVGDVLVKKGELVLVLLEGANFDPLAFENPDVLDLERESPRPHLAFGAGRHFCPASALGRAHAEIALEVLVERLPELRLAVPAENLVWRTGFIKRLPERLPVAW; encoded by the coding sequence ATGACCGTCGAGCAGCTTGAGGGTCGGGAGACCGGGGGCGCAGGGGACGCCCCCCTCGACTTCCCGCTCTCACGACGCGGTGACGTGCTCCCGCCGGAGTGCGCCTGGCTGCGTGAGAAGGCGCCGGTCGCCAGGGTCCGCACCCTCACCGGGGACCCTGCCTGGCTGGTGAGCGGCTACGCGCCGGCCAGGCAGGTGCTGGAGGACGAGCGCTTCAGCCTCAAGGACACGGCGAACGCCGGCGTCCCCCGCCAGTACGCGCTGACGATCCCGCCCGAGGTCGTGAACAACATGGGCAACATCAACGGCGCCGGGCTGCGCGACGCGGTGATGAAGGCGCTCAACCCGCGCCAGGAGGGGCTCCGGGACCGGCTGCGCGCCACGGCCGGGGAACTCGTCGACCGGATGGTGGCCGAGGGCGCCCCCGCCGACCTCCGGGCCGGTTTCGCGGACCCGTTCTCGGCCGCACTGCACTGCCGGGTGCTGGGAGTGCCCTTCGAGGACTGGCGCCGGCTGATGTCGGGCCTCGACGTGGCGTTCATGACGGCGCGGGAGCCCTTCGCGGACTCGGCGCTCAACTGGTACAAGGACGTCGGCTACTTCGTCGAGTGCCTGGAGGCGCAACTCGCCCTGCCCGCCGAGGAGCGTACGGGGCTCCTCGGCAGGTTCGCCGGGTTGAAGGAGGCCGACCCCGAGTCGGCGCACCTGACCGACGACATGTTCGCGACGGTCGCCGTCTCGCTCTTCGGGGCGGGCGCGGTGTCCACGTCCGCGTTCCTGGTGCTCGCGGTCCTCGCGCTGCTCCAGAAGCCGGAGCTGATCGGGTACCTGCGCGCGCATCCGGAGCGGATGGGCAAGGCGGTGGACGAACTCCTGCGCTGGAACCTCTCCGTGGGCGACGGCCTGCCGCGGATCGCCCTGGAGGACGTGCGGGTCGGTGACGTGCTGGTCAAGAAGGGCGAGCTGGTCCTGGTCCTGTTGGAGGGGGCCAACTTCGACCCGCTGGCCTTCGAGAACCCGGACGTGTTGGACCTCGAACGCGAGAGCCCCCGGCCCCACCTTGCGTTCGGCGCCGGCCGGCACTTCTGCCCGGCCTCCGCCCTGGGTCGGGCCCACGCCGAGATCGCGTTGGAGGTGCTGGTCGAGCGGTTGCCCGAACTGCGCCTCGCGGTCCCGGCCGAGAACCTCGTCTGGCGCACGGGCTTCATCAAGCGCCTGCCGGAGCGGCTTCCCGTCGCCTGGTAG
- a CDS encoding tRNA-dependent cyclodipeptide synthase, with the protein MTITADASFEVLPFTRTCRHIWEDGDHVLIGVSPGNSYFSSERIGNLARWATTRFAQVDFVYADLHVDRMFAAFGYSPEHAGKRAAKEIKAVRRRILKGVEESGPPLAEIRVRALSEFQSNPVYQLLHRRVLHFLETDDEFRKGCEEMALHFVGSKLPEGESITDAQLRVCFDYMAAELPFFVDTPSILDVPSSVAAYHVKMPLTDVLFARGGGLRATRNQAYAVVRPEAAAASVHAPAETPDTTSNHVPTGGTVDDRRAA; encoded by the coding sequence GTGACGATCACAGCTGACGCATCATTCGAAGTTCTGCCCTTCACCCGCACCTGCCGCCATATCTGGGAAGACGGCGACCATGTGCTCATCGGAGTGAGTCCCGGAAACAGCTACTTCAGCTCCGAGCGCATCGGCAACCTCGCCCGATGGGCCACGACCCGCTTCGCCCAAGTCGACTTCGTCTACGCGGACCTCCACGTCGACCGGATGTTCGCCGCCTTCGGATACTCCCCGGAACACGCGGGGAAGCGGGCGGCGAAGGAGATCAAGGCGGTCCGACGACGCATACTCAAAGGCGTGGAGGAGTCAGGACCTCCACTCGCCGAGATTCGCGTGCGGGCACTTTCGGAGTTCCAATCGAACCCCGTCTACCAACTCTTGCACCGACGCGTGCTCCATTTCCTGGAGACCGACGACGAATTCCGTAAGGGCTGCGAGGAAATGGCCCTTCACTTTGTCGGATCGAAGTTGCCGGAAGGTGAATCGATCACCGACGCACAGTTGCGGGTCTGTTTCGACTACATGGCGGCCGAACTGCCGTTCTTCGTGGACACCCCGAGCATTCTCGACGTCCCGTCCTCGGTGGCGGCCTACCACGTCAAGATGCCCCTGACCGATGTCCTCTTCGCACGGGGCGGGGGCCTGCGCGCCACCCGCAACCAGGCGTACGCCGTCGTGCGCCCCGAGGCCGCGGCGGCCTCGGTCCACGCACCGGCCGAGACGCCGGACACCACCTCGAACCACGTACCGACCGGAGGGACCGTCGATGACCGTCGAGCAGCTTGA
- a CDS encoding Ig-like domain-containing protein, whose amino-acid sequence MGRTRVNLQPIRGRVRTGLPALLLGAALLLTTACSGGGNGGGNGGDDNGGGGAGKAGTEASKAVVNVKPDDGAKEVATSGILKISSTGGKLTTVTVADTKGNAVAGKLTADGANWEPERHLASATEYKVHAVAKDTAGRESVKDTTFTTLTPENTFVGHYTPEDGSTVGVGMPVSINFTRGITNPEAVEKAITVTAEPSVPVEGHWFGNDRLDFRPEKYWAAGTKVTVKLALDGVEGRENVYGKQTRTFSFTIGRSQVSTVDASAHTMEVVRDGQVLKNLPITAGAPSTTTYNGQMVISEKYKVTRMNGATVGFGGEYDISDVPHAMRLSNSGTFVHGNYWASSSTFGSENVSHGCVGLRDARGAGDPDQPAAWFFDQSLIGDVVVVKNSKDKEIAPENGLNGWNMDWAEWVK is encoded by the coding sequence ATGGGGAGAACACGAGTGAACCTGCAGCCGATTCGCGGTCGAGTCCGCACCGGCCTGCCGGCCCTACTGCTGGGAGCGGCCCTGCTGCTCACCACCGCGTGCAGCGGTGGCGGCAACGGCGGGGGCAACGGCGGAGACGACAACGGCGGGGGCGGCGCCGGCAAGGCCGGCACCGAGGCGTCGAAGGCTGTCGTCAACGTCAAGCCCGACGACGGGGCCAAGGAGGTCGCCACCAGCGGCATCCTGAAGATATCCAGCACGGGTGGCAAGCTCACGACGGTGACGGTCGCCGACACCAAGGGCAACGCGGTGGCCGGCAAGCTCACCGCGGACGGCGCGAACTGGGAGCCCGAACGCCATCTGGCCTCCGCCACCGAGTACAAGGTGCACGCGGTGGCCAAGGACACGGCCGGCCGGGAGTCGGTCAAGGACACCACCTTCACCACCCTGACCCCGGAGAACACCTTCGTGGGCCACTACACCCCCGAGGACGGTTCCACGGTCGGCGTGGGCATGCCCGTCTCCATCAACTTCACCCGCGGCATCACCAACCCGGAGGCCGTCGAGAAGGCCATCACGGTCACCGCCGAGCCCTCCGTCCCGGTCGAGGGCCACTGGTTCGGCAACGACCGCCTCGACTTCCGCCCCGAGAAGTACTGGGCCGCGGGCACCAAGGTCACCGTGAAGCTCGCCCTCGACGGCGTCGAGGGCCGGGAGAACGTCTACGGCAAGCAGACCCGCACGTTCTCCTTCACCATCGGTCGCTCCCAGGTGTCCACGGTCGACGCGAGCGCGCACACCATGGAGGTCGTCCGTGACGGCCAGGTCCTGAAGAACCTCCCGATCACCGCGGGCGCCCCGTCGACGACCACCTACAACGGACAGATGGTCATCAGCGAGAAGTACAAGGTGACCCGGATGAACGGCGCCACCGTCGGCTTCGGCGGCGAGTACGACATCTCCGACGTGCCGCACGCGATGCGCCTGTCGAACTCCGGCACCTTCGTCCACGGCAACTACTGGGCCTCCTCCTCCACCTTCGGGTCGGAGAACGTCAGCCACGGTTGTGTGGGCCTGCGCGACGCGCGCGGCGCCGGCGACCCCGACCAGCCCGCCGCCTGGTTCTTCGACCAGTCGCTCATCGGTGACGTGGTCGTCGTGAAGAACTCCAAGGACAAGGAGATCGCGCCGGAGAACGGCCTCAACGGCTGGAACATGGACTGGGCGGAGTGGGTCAAGTAA
- a CDS encoding polysaccharide deacetylase family protein — protein sequence MLCYPDRRSALRAGVAGAVGALATACGTAPPTRATAPDKAAAPSATVPAKAPAAAAAPAPRRFAGLPVEIAHGPRDRPRVALTFHGNGDPAVARAVLAEAEKGGARVTVLAIGTWLDDHPDMARRILDGGHELGNHTQRHLAINDMSEADALAEITGCAQRLKRLTGSIGTWFRPSQTQYASPLVRTLAGRAGYPHVLSYDVDSLDFTSPGAAAVIRNVTGTIHGGSVVSLHFGYADTVDAMPPLLEELARRKLRAVTTTELLTP from the coding sequence GTGCTCTGCTATCCGGACCGCCGATCCGCCCTTCGCGCCGGTGTGGCGGGCGCCGTCGGCGCCCTCGCCACCGCCTGCGGGACCGCGCCCCCGACCCGCGCGACCGCCCCCGACAAGGCCGCCGCCCCCTCCGCCACCGTGCCCGCCAAGGCCCCCGCCGCCGCGGCCGCACCGGCACCCCGCCGGTTCGCCGGCCTGCCCGTCGAGATCGCCCACGGCCCCCGCGACCGGCCCCGGGTCGCCCTCACCTTCCACGGCAACGGGGACCCGGCCGTCGCCCGGGCCGTGCTCGCCGAGGCCGAGAAGGGCGGGGCGCGCGTCACCGTACTGGCGATCGGCACCTGGCTCGACGACCACCCGGACATGGCCCGCCGGATCCTCGACGGCGGCCACGAACTCGGCAACCACACCCAACGCCACCTCGCGATCAACGACATGTCCGAGGCCGACGCCCTCGCCGAGATCACCGGCTGCGCGCAGCGCCTCAAACGCCTCACCGGCTCGATCGGCACCTGGTTCCGCCCCTCGCAGACCCAGTACGCGAGCCCGCTCGTCCGAACCCTCGCCGGGCGGGCGGGCTACCCGCACGTCCTGTCGTACGACGTGGACTCCCTCGACTTCACCTCGCCCGGCGCCGCGGCCGTCATCCGCAACGTCACCGGGACGATCCACGGCGGATCGGTGGTGAGCCTGCACTTCGGCTACGCGGACACGGTCGACGCGATGCCGCCCCTCCTCGAAGAACTCGCGCGCCGCAAGCTGCGCGCGGTGACCACCACGGAGCTGCTGACCCCATGA
- a CDS encoding Ig-like domain-containing protein, translated as MAAWAGLLGGLTGCTKDGGSPVEIQLPGKPRSPDEAIRITPGDNAKGVPADGPLVVNVPEGRLERVVVTKVEDAQQEQVPGTIAADGLSWNPDPAAGRLSLAAKYTVDAVALDGHNRRQARHTTFTTYVPEERFIGYFKPENRSTVGTGMIVSFNFNRAIKQRAEVERAITVTSRPAVQVVGHWFGDGRLDFRPKEYWKPGTEVTVKMNLRDVEGAPGSYGIQDKTVTFTVGRSQISTVDAAAHTMEVRRGGELVSTVPITAGAPKNTTYNGKMVVMEMFDVTRMNGQTVGFGGEYDIPDVPHAMRLTNSGTFLHGNYWASPDTFGSTNVSHGCVGLRDDKGGGSDTPAGWFFDRTLVGDVVVVENSQDKTVSPSNGLGGWNMTWADWVAGSAAR; from the coding sequence ATGGCGGCATGGGCGGGCCTGCTGGGCGGGCTCACCGGCTGCACCAAGGACGGCGGATCCCCGGTCGAGATCCAGCTGCCCGGCAAACCCCGGTCGCCGGACGAGGCCATCCGGATCACCCCCGGGGACAACGCCAAGGGGGTCCCGGCCGACGGGCCGCTGGTCGTGAACGTCCCCGAAGGACGGCTGGAACGGGTCGTCGTCACCAAGGTGGAGGACGCCCAACAGGAACAGGTCCCCGGCACCATCGCCGCCGACGGGCTCAGCTGGAACCCGGACCCGGCGGCCGGGCGGCTCTCGCTCGCCGCCAAGTACACCGTGGACGCGGTCGCCCTCGACGGGCACAACCGCCGCCAGGCCCGGCACACCACCTTCACCACCTACGTTCCCGAGGAGCGGTTCATCGGCTACTTCAAGCCCGAGAACCGCTCCACCGTGGGCACCGGCATGATCGTCTCCTTCAACTTCAACCGCGCCATCAAGCAGCGCGCCGAGGTGGAACGGGCCATCACCGTCACCTCCAGGCCGGCCGTGCAGGTCGTCGGCCACTGGTTCGGGGACGGCCGCCTCGACTTCCGGCCCAAGGAGTACTGGAAGCCGGGCACCGAGGTCACCGTGAAGATGAACCTCCGCGACGTCGAGGGCGCGCCCGGTTCGTACGGGATCCAGGACAAGACCGTCACCTTCACGGTCGGTCGCTCCCAGATCTCCACCGTGGACGCCGCCGCGCACACCATGGAGGTCCGCCGGGGCGGGGAGCTGGTGTCCACCGTCCCGATCACCGCGGGCGCCCCGAAGAACACCACCTACAACGGCAAGATGGTGGTGATGGAGATGTTCGACGTGACCCGGATGAACGGTCAGACCGTAGGCTTCGGCGGCGAGTACGACATCCCCGACGTGCCCCACGCCATGCGGCTCACCAACTCCGGCACCTTCCTGCACGGCAACTACTGGGCCAGCCCCGACACCTTCGGCAGCACCAACGTCAGTCACGGCTGCGTGGGCCTGCGCGACGACAAGGGCGGCGGTTCGGACACCCCGGCGGGCTGGTTCTTCGACCGGACCCTGGTCGGGGACGTGGTGGTCGTCGAGAACTCGCAGGACAAGACGGTCTCCCCCAGCAACGGGCTGGGCGGCTGGAACATGACCTGGGCCGACTGGGTCGCCGGCTCGGCCGCCCGCTGA